A single Nisaea sp. DNA region contains:
- a CDS encoding DUF2238 domain-containing protein has translation MHRKTEETRSVGWTAGPRFRQWVVLAYGIFWAGLAISPVNRADWALENLLVLLLVVGLSMSGRWRTLSLLSFLSIVAFLSLHAVGAHYTYSLVPYQRWAEMLAGEAVTDWFGEARNHYDRVVHFAYGLLLTGPIREVLGVGVGLRAIGYFFVPAMMILGFSAAYEIAEWCAAELFGAELGIAYVGAQGDLWDAQKDMALAGAGALLATALGFAMRDRRPTHERRNPGDVKEN, from the coding sequence GTGCATCGCAAGACTGAAGAAACCAGATCTGTGGGTTGGACGGCCGGACCTCGCTTCCGCCAATGGGTCGTTCTTGCCTATGGCATCTTCTGGGCTGGTCTCGCTATCTCTCCGGTCAACCGTGCCGACTGGGCCCTGGAGAATTTACTCGTTCTGCTTCTCGTTGTGGGACTATCCATGTCTGGTCGTTGGCGGACGCTATCGCTGCTTTCTTTCCTCTCCATCGTTGCGTTTCTATCGCTCCATGCGGTCGGTGCGCATTACACCTATTCTCTGGTTCCCTACCAGCGCTGGGCCGAGATGCTGGCCGGTGAAGCCGTCACGGACTGGTTTGGAGAGGCGCGCAATCATTATGATCGGGTGGTGCATTTCGCCTACGGTCTCCTTCTTACCGGTCCAATCCGGGAAGTTCTGGGCGTGGGTGTTGGCTTGCGTGCAATCGGGTATTTCTTCGTGCCGGCAATGATGATCCTCGGTTTCTCGGCGGCCTATGAGATCGCTGAATGGTGTGCCGCTGAACTGTTTGGCGCTGAACTTGGCATCGCCTATGTCGGCGCCCAGGGCGATCTCTGGGATGCACAGAAGGACATGGCGTTGGCAGGTGCGGGCGCTCTTCTGGCGACAGCGCTCGGCTTTGCCATGCGCGACAGACGGCCGACCCATGAAAGGCGCAATCCCGGCGACGTGAAGGAAAACTGA
- a CDS encoding thiamine pyrophosphate-dependent enzyme — MTGSLDRRAVTAKLLEDRGDLLVVTGLGSPSYDAMAAGDHDLNYYLWAAMGSAATVGFGLAMTQRKRPVLVLTGDGEMLMGLGALASIGQKLPPNLTIAVLDNGHYGETGMQTSHTGRDIELARFAEAANFPWTRVVTDMDGVSDLRTRMQAQTGTSFAAIKIAAENLPRALPPRDGVHVKNRFRAALGLSTI, encoded by the coding sequence ATGACCGGATCTCTCGACCGCCGCGCCGTGACGGCGAAACTACTTGAAGACCGGGGCGATCTTCTGGTCGTCACCGGGCTCGGGTCACCCAGCTACGATGCCATGGCCGCCGGTGACCACGATCTCAACTATTACCTCTGGGCCGCCATGGGCAGTGCCGCGACCGTCGGCTTCGGTCTTGCCATGACCCAGCGTAAACGGCCGGTTCTGGTGCTGACCGGTGACGGCGAGATGCTGATGGGGTTGGGGGCGCTTGCCTCCATCGGCCAGAAGCTGCCGCCGAACCTGACCATCGCCGTGCTCGATAACGGGCATTATGGCGAGACCGGCATGCAGACCAGCCACACGGGCCGGGATATCGAGCTCGCCCGGTTTGCCGAGGCGGCGAATTTCCCCTGGACCCGGGTGGTGACGGATATGGACGGCGTGAGCGATCTGCGGACCCGTATGCAAGCACAGACCGGCACGTCCTTCGCCGCGATCAAGATTGCTGCCGAGAACCTTCCGCGGGCCCTGCCGCCGCGGGATGGCGTGCATGTGAAGAACCGCTTCCGGGCTGCCCTAGGCCTCTCGACCATCTGA
- a CDS encoding phosphonopyruvate decarboxylase, protein MTAVPAEETPSWQDQILPILKSFDVRHLVYVPDAGHASAIREAEKDNGITSLALTTEEEGIGYLSGAWLGGERGALLMQSSGVGNCLNTLALQTMTRFPLLMLVTMRGDWAEFNPWQNPMGQATEAALKLMQVRTWRADQPDEVAHLVHGAATMAFNGDEACAVLLGQSLIGEKKWVK, encoded by the coding sequence ATGACCGCAGTGCCCGCCGAAGAGACCCCGTCCTGGCAGGATCAGATCCTGCCGATCCTGAAAAGTTTTGATGTCCGCCATCTGGTCTATGTACCGGATGCGGGACACGCCTCTGCGATCCGCGAGGCGGAGAAGGATAACGGCATTACCTCCCTTGCACTGACTACAGAAGAAGAGGGCATCGGTTATCTCTCCGGTGCCTGGCTCGGCGGTGAGCGCGGCGCCTTGTTGATGCAATCCAGCGGCGTCGGCAACTGCCTCAATACCCTGGCGTTGCAGACCATGACCCGTTTTCCATTGCTGATGCTTGTGACCATGCGCGGCGACTGGGCGGAGTTCAATCCGTGGCAGAACCCGATGGGGCAGGCGACCGAAGCAGCGTTGAAGCTGATGCAGGTTCGCACATGGCGCGCGGATCAGCCGGACGAGGTTGCGCATCTGGTACATGGCGCCGCCACCATGGCCTTCAACGGCGACGAAGCCTGCGCCGTGCTGCTCGGACAAAGCCTGATCGGTGAAAAGAAGTGGGTGAAATGA
- a CDS encoding LysR family transcriptional regulator → MDLRQLRTFLHVAELGSLSHAAERLRIAQPALGRQIRLLEEDLGVALFTRHGRGMALTSAGRILTDRASAILRLVEDTRAEVSAEQDAVKGAVCLGVPPTIGEVIAGRMAERFLRDYPEVTLRIVPAFSGYLLDMIQRGEADLAVMYETGATSHIRTEPLIEETLYLIGSPSSGLEIDRPVPFPGLADLSMILPGSRHGLRNLLENAAGREGIALRVSVEADALQTLKELVARGLGYTVLPLAAVHADITAGTLRAAPIARPALTRKMVLTRSIVRPDTNAVRIFASTLKAETADMVQQGIWQGTLLS, encoded by the coding sequence ATGGATTTAAGACAGCTTCGAACCTTCCTGCATGTCGCCGAGCTTGGCAGTCTCAGCCACGCGGCGGAACGATTGCGTATCGCCCAACCCGCCCTCGGCAGGCAAATCCGCCTGCTGGAAGAGGATCTCGGTGTCGCGCTGTTCACCCGGCACGGCCGCGGCATGGCCCTGACATCCGCTGGCCGCATTTTGACGGACCGCGCATCGGCGATCCTGCGTCTGGTGGAAGATACCCGTGCTGAAGTCTCCGCAGAACAGGATGCGGTAAAGGGAGCTGTCTGCCTCGGTGTGCCACCGACCATCGGGGAGGTTATCGCGGGCCGGATGGCGGAACGTTTCCTCAGGGACTATCCGGAAGTGACCCTGCGCATCGTCCCCGCCTTCAGCGGCTATCTGCTGGATATGATCCAGAGGGGCGAGGCCGACCTCGCCGTGATGTACGAAACCGGGGCCACCAGCCATATCCGGACCGAACCGCTGATCGAGGAAACGCTCTACCTAATTGGCTCCCCCTCTTCTGGCCTGGAAATCGACAGGCCCGTGCCCTTTCCGGGTCTGGCAGATCTCTCCATGATCCTGCCCGGATCACGGCACGGCCTGCGTAACCTGCTGGAAAATGCAGCCGGCCGGGAAGGCATCGCGCTACGGGTATCGGTCGAGGCGGACGCACTGCAGACCCTCAAGGAACTCGTTGCCCGAGGTCTCGGCTATACGGTCCTGCCCCTCGCCGCCGTTCATGCGGATATCACGGCCGGCACCCTTCGCGCCGCGCCGATCGCCCGCCCGGCCCTGACGCGAAAAATGGTCCTGACCCGCTCCATCGTACGCCCCGACACAAACGCCGTGCGGATCTTCGCCAGCACACTCAAGGCGGAGACGGCGGATATGGTGCAACAAGGCATTTGGCAGGGAACGCTGCTATCTTGA
- a CDS encoding DUF2267 domain-containing protein → MTSGLATFDTTVQESDAWLKAIMERLHTDDRQMAYQMLRATLHAQRDRVGPENAVHIGAQLPMLLRGLLFEGWHIAGTPTGEDRKQEFLERVRAQLPVILAGDAERGVQTVFEVICDKVDAGEARKLVRVLPTDLRSLWPTRASQD, encoded by the coding sequence ATGACCAGTGGCCTTGCCACCTTCGACACGACAGTCCAGGAAAGCGATGCGTGGCTCAAGGCCATCATGGAACGCCTTCATACTGACGACCGCCAGATGGCCTACCAGATGCTCCGCGCAACATTGCATGCCCAGCGGGATCGGGTCGGACCCGAGAATGCTGTCCATATCGGAGCACAACTCCCGATGCTGTTGCGCGGTTTGCTGTTCGAAGGCTGGCACATTGCCGGAACTCCAACAGGTGAGGACAGGAAGCAGGAATTTCTGGAACGCGTGCGAGCACAATTACCGGTAATTCTGGCCGGAGATGCCGAACGCGGCGTGCAGACTGTCTTCGAGGTGATCTGCGACAAGGTCGACGCGGGCGAAGCGAGAAAGCTGGTCAGGGTTCTGCCGACCGATCTCCGTAGCTTATGGCCAACGCGTGCATCGCAAGACTGA